In Ipomoea triloba cultivar NCNSP0323 chromosome 7, ASM357664v1, a single genomic region encodes these proteins:
- the LOC116025338 gene encoding putative U-box domain-containing protein 42 yields MSLNGDQDSSGNVQSWLADISDFTKAAEFAEMERESFVEIGSYLYRASSVLMELQINKKTPTHVAEILQSLRRSFGLAEDIIKKAGRGSRETTSAAVEELQGLVKEIGKGLTLMPSSAYGDQGYAAIAAKSLSIEIKTARFLPGKTRNEPAVHQEVSRAETERTETDLYSIDVDVSMENLQVVDSTSIHFSDSSLSLNGRDQWMERERSRKHKLSMDLHFPQMAQSMEPMYETFFCPLTKKIMDDPVTTDTGITYERRAIVEWISKFGSREEIVCPKSGQKLKTRILRPNMALKATIDEWKDRNEAVRIKMAREALSSAKTQDIVLDAIEDLRTICRGKPYNQVQVCSTGMVPVLAKFLDYKNRTIRRVTLELLHELAEDNNDGKETITREIDVATIIRMLSSNHSPVKHASASLLLGLSKCQSFCDTIKEVPGAILMLITTKYKENDDFTSETADKVLKSLERSSHNIKHMAENGYWEPLINYLNEGNEETKMEMASYIGEIVLVPDRSTYVAERASPALIKMLHTGNSLSRNAAFKALNQISLHHTNGNILVEAGIIQVMVEEIFNRKIYDEPMDSKKEAAGILANILEFGLQLESLEVNVHGHRFDSEYTVHNIVHMIRNSSPDELNINLIRILQCLMKFQKTSAAIVSAVKETDAGYILIEFINYPNEELGVASIKFLIALSPLMGHTLSDRLCKTRGQPVSLVQPSTVGDCITEKQAVSAIFLAKLPHQNLTLNLALVEGKTVPTIINQINKLQNGGAGTRRHVNAYFEGLVGILARFTSTLYDHQILQLVKAYNFTLIFSELLMKPSSDEIQKLSATALGNLSKQSVSLSKAPTKKAKYLKASLLRRCFSLNPTKHINVPLCPVHRGTCSSEETFCLVDAKALERLLACLEHKNAEVVEASLSAISTLLDDKVDIDKSVSLLMEKQAIQHVLNVVKEHREEALWHKSFWMIEKILSKGGDQSTSDISQDRLFPATLITAFHHGDVLTRQMAEKILMHLKKMPQLTATSFTM; encoded by the exons ATGTCG CTTAATGGAGATCAAGATTCATCTGGGAATGTTCAGTCCTGGCTAGCAGACATATCAGACTTCACAAAAGCAGCAGAATTTGCAGAGATGGAAAGGGAGAGTTTCGTGGAGATCGGGAGCTATCTATACCGGGCCTCGTCTGTTCTAATGGAGCTGCAGATAAACAAGAAAACCCCAACACATGTTGCAGAGATTCTACAGTCTCTAAGGAGAAGCTTTGGGCTTGCAGAAGATATAATAAAGAAAGCAGGGAGGGGCTCCCGGGAAACAACCTCAGCAGCAGTTGAAGAGCTTCAAGGTTTAGTGAAAGAAATAGGGAAAGGACTAACTCTGATGCCATCATCAGCCTATGGGGATCAAGGATATGCAGCCATTGCTGCAAAATCGCTGTCCATCGAAATCAAAACAGCACGGTTTTTACCTGGGAAAACGCGGAACGAGCCTGCAGTTCACCAGGAGGTATCGAGAGCTGAAACCGAGAGAACAGAAACAGATCTTTACTCTATTGATGTTGATGTTTCAATGGAGAATCTGCAGGTAGTAGACTCAACTAGTATCCACTTCTCGGATAGTTCTCTGAGCTTGAACGGGCGAGATCAATGGATGGAGAGGGAGAGAAGCAGAAAACATAAACTATCAATGGATTTGCATTTCCCTCAAATGGCTCAATCCATGGAGCCTATGTATGAGACTTTCTTTTGCCCTCTCACAAAGAAGATCATGGATGATCCTGTAACCACAGACACTGGAATAACCTATGAGAGAAGAGCCATCGTCGAATGGATCAGTAAATTCGGGAGCAGAGAGGAAATCGTTTGCCCCAAGTCGGGGCAGAAGCTGAAAACCAGAATCCTACGCCCGAATATGGCCTTAAAAGCAACAATAGACGAATGGAAGGACAGAAACGAAGCAGTGAGGATCAAGATGGCGCGTGAGGCTTTATCTTCAGCCAAAACACAGGATATTGTACTGGATGCCATCGAAGATCTTCGAACCATTTGTCGGGGAAAGCCATACAATCAGGTTCAAGTCTGCAGCACAGGAATGGTCCCGGTACTTGCCAAGTTCCTCGACTACAAGAACAGAACCATAAGACGAGTAACACTAGAATTGTTGCACGAGCTAGCTGAAGATAACAACGATGGAAAG GAGACGATCACGAGAGAAATCGACGTTGCCACAATCATAAGGATGCTGTCAAGTAATCACTCACCAGTCAAGCATGCATCAGCCTCActtcttcttgggctttctaAATGCCAATCTTTCTGTGATACCATCAAGGAAGTCCCGGGCGCTATCCTGATGCTTATCACAACCAAGTACAAAGAGAATGACGATTTCACTTCAGAAACAGCTGATAAAGTGTTAAAGAGCCTGGAAAGATCTTCACACAACATCAAGCACATGGCAGAAAACGGATATTGGGAACCCCTAATAAACTATCTAAATGAAG GAAATGAAGAGACGAAAATGGAGATGGCAAGCTACATTGGAGAAATTGTTCTTGTACCTGACAGAAGCACTTATGTGGCAGAAAGAGCCTCTCCAGCTCTGATCAAAATGTTGCACACTGGGAATTCTCTGAGCAGAAATGCAGCCTTTAAAGCTCTAAATCAGATATCTCTGCACCACACGAATGGCAACATTCTTGTGGAAGCCGGGATCATACAAGTCATGGTGGAGGAGATCTTCAACAGGAAAATCTACGACGAGCCAATGGACTCGAAGAAGGAGGCAGCCGGGATTCTTGCAAATATACTAGAGTTTGGGCTGCAGCTGGAGAGCCTGGAAGTAAACGTGCACGGGCACAGATTTGATTCAGAGTACACAGTGCACAACATCGTTCACATGATACGAAATTCAAGCCCGGATGAACTGAACATCAACCTCATCAGAATCCTCCAGTGCCTGATGAAGTTTCAGAAAACATCAGCTGCCATTGTTTCTGCAGTGAAGGAGACAGATGCTGGGTATATCCTGATCGAGTTTATCAATTACCCCAACGAAGAACTTGGAGTTGCTTCGATCAAGTTTCTCATCGCGCTCTCTCCACTTATGGGGCATACCTTATCAGACAGACTGTGCAAAACTAGAGGCCAACCTGTAAGCCTGGTCCAGCCTTCAACGGTGGGTGATTGTATCACAGAGAAGCAAGCGGTTTCTGCCATTTTCTTGGCAAAGCTTCCCCATCAAAACCTGACCCTAAATCTCGCGTTGGTCGAGGGGAAAACAGTCCCCACAATCATAAACCAGATAAACAAGCTCCAGAATGGTGGAGCAGGAACCAGAAGGCATGTGAATGCATATTTTGAAGGACTTGTGGGAATTCTTGCCAGATTCACCTCTACATTGTATGATCATCAAATACTACAATTGGTGAAGGCCTACAACTTCACTTTAATCTTCTCCGAATTACTGATGAAACCATCAAGCGATGAAATCCAGAAATTATCAGCAACTGCACTGGGGAACTTGTCAAAACAATCAGTCAGTCTATCAAAAGCACCAACCAAGAAAGCCAAGTACCTGAAGGCTTCTCTGTTGCGGAGATGTTTCTCGcttaatccaaccaaacacatcaaTGTGCCACTATGCCCTGTTCACAGAGGCACGTGTTCTTCAGAGGAAACGTTTTGCTTGGTCGATGCAAAGGCACTTGAGAGGCTGTTAGCCTGTCTGGAACACAAGAATGCAGAGGTAGTTGAAGCATCACTGTCTGCTATATCCACATTGTTGGATGATAAAGTCGATATAGACAAGAGCGTGAGCTTGTTGATGGAAAAGCAAGCAATCCAGCACGTGCTGAATGTGGTGAAGGAGCACAGAGAAGAAGCCCTGTGGCATAAATCATTTTGGATGATCGAAAAAATTCTTTCCAAAGGCGGCGACCAGTCTACCTCAGATATATCACAAGACAGGCTGTTTCCTGCTACATTAATCACAGCATTTCACCATGGCGATGTACTCACGAGGCAAATGGCCGAGAAAATCTTGATGCATTTGAAAAAGATGCCCCAGCTCACCGCCACCTCGTTCACCATGTAA
- the LOC116024847 gene encoding uncharacterized protein LOC116024847, producing the protein MASFAVEEFIGDGCLKTLLPMLLEEGWDDVPTLKIMTSEDMAEINMTQQQKDALEIRSYLHSRALMQYADSLETSGKTFTQLLSLSSSDLSSQFGMKRGHIARFIDRTNAYGANPLPESYMLPARRRTTTRNDSIYTRELSSINSRKMQNRTRSTLASEVSVEQSMADYKLKEGHVFKGIVAAMPAEPRACGCVQAPPVVENVAPYTDIENISVQKIMPEYKMGIERLVKTKTPPMKASELWRDLPALLLCIRRPGCIMCRAEAHQLYSKKPIFDSLGIKLIAVIHEYIESEVKDFWPRYWGGAVLHDRGMEFFKALGGGQLLKDKFISGFLLNPRAIANYKRAKAMGLDQNFRGEGEIKGGLFIVGKGKTGIAYQFIERNFGDWAPIAEIIEICRQMQNQKNSRSESMKSVQDYD; encoded by the exons ATGGCTTCTTTTGCGGTTGAGGAGTTTATTGGAGACGGCTGTCTAAAGACCCTTCTTCCTATGCTGCTGGAGGAAGGCTGGGATGATGTACCGACGTTGAAGATTATGACTTCAGAAGACATGGCTGAGATAAACATGACACAACAACAGAAG GATGCGCTAGAAATCAGGTCATACCTGCACAGTCGTGCTCTAATGCAATATGCTGACAGTTTAGAGACCTCCGGGAAAACCTTTACTCAGCTTCTTAGCTTGAGCAGTTCAGATCTTTCATCACAGTTTGGAATGAAAAGGGGACATATTGCCCGTTTCATAGACAGAACTAATGCCTATGGAGCAAATCCTTTACCAGAATCCTATATGCTCCCAGCAAGAAGGAGAACCACCACCCGAAATGATAGTATTTACACGCGTGAACTATCATCTATCAACTCCAGAAAAATGCAGAACAGGACGAGAAGCACTCTAGCTTCCGAGGTATCTGTGGAGCAGTCAATGGCTGATTACAAGCTCAAAGAAGGACATGTCTTCAAGGGAATTGTGGCAGCAATGCCTGCAGAGCCGAGAGCATGTGGTTGTGTGCAGGCTCCCCCGGTAGTTGAGAATGTTGCTCCTTATACTGATATTGAGAATATCTCAGTTCAAAAAATAATGCCAGAATATAAGATGGGAATAGAGCGTCTGGTAAAAACAAAGACTCCTCCCATGAAGGCCTCAGAACTGTGGCGTGATTTACCAGCACTTCTCCTTTGTATCCGGCGCCCAGG GTGCATCATGTGCAGAGCTGAAGCCCACCAACTGTATTCCAAAAAGCCTATATTTGACTCACTTGGCATTAAATTGATTGCTGTTATTCATGAGTACATAGAATCAGAG GTAAAAGATTTCTGGCCAAGATATTGGGGTGGGGCTGTACTTCACGACAGGGGCATGGAATTTTTCAAGGCTCTGGGTGGAGGGCAGCTGCTAAAGGATAAGTTCATCTCAGGATTTCTACTCAACCCTCGAGCTATTGCAAATTACAAGCGAGCAAAGGCTATGGGACTGGATCAGAACTTCAGAGGAGAAGGAGAGATAAAAGGTGGTCTCTTTATAGTTGGCAAAGGCAAAACTGGCATCGCTTATCAGTTCATTGAAAGAAACTTTGGAGACTGGGCGCCAATTGCTGAAATCATTGAAATTTGCAGACAGATGCAG AATCAAAAGAATAGTCGATCAGAGTCTATGAAATCAGTACAAGACTATGATTAA
- the LOC116025445 gene encoding amino acid transporter AVT6A-like — MAIGEENQQVECKKDDVLVPLLEEEGKKGFKSEINGGSFLGSVFNLSTTIVGAGIMALPATMKVLGLGLGISIIIFMAVLANFSIDILLRFSRGGGSNSYGGVMGDAFGTCGRRLLQVCVLINNIGILVVYMIIIGDVLSGTTSDGVHHPGVLEGWFGKQWWTGRHFVLLAITLIVFAPLGFFKRIDSLRHTSALAVALAVVFLVITASITIFKLFTGSIEMPRFLPDVTDISSVWRLFTVVPVIVTAYICHFNVHSIENELRDPSQMRSVVRTSLSLCSIIYIMTSLFGYLLFGDSTLDDVLANFDSNLGVPYSNVLNDAVRVSYALHLMLVFPILFYPLRVNVDGLFFPSARPLDSEKWRFAFINFTLIFVVFLLANFIPSIWDAFQFSGATAAVSLGFILPAAIALKDAPGIATKTDKILSIFMIFLAVSSNAVAIYSDACAVFQKNASPKE; from the exons ATGGCAATCGGAGAAGAGAATCAGCAGGTAGAGTGCAAGAAAGATGATGTTTTGGTTCCCCTACTTGAGGAGGAGGGGAAGAAGGGCTTCAAGAGTGAGATTAATGGAGGTTCGTTTCTGGGTTCAGTGTTCAACTTGTCAACCACCATCGTCGGCGCCGGAATCATGGCGCTGCCGGCGACCATGAAGGTTCTTGGGCTGGGACTTGGGATTTccatcatcattttcatggCAGTTTTGGCGAATTTCTCTATAGACATTCTTTTGAGGTTTAGTAGGGGTGGAGGGTCCAACTCCTATGGAGGTGTTATGGGTGATGCTTTTGGGACTTGTGGAAGAAGATTGCTTCAAGTTTGTGTGTTGATCAATAACATTGGTATTCTTGTTGTCTACATGATCATCATTG GTGATGTGCTCTCTGGAACAACATCAGATGGGGTTCATCATCCTGGAGTCTTGGAGGGATGGTTTGGAAAACAATGGTGGACTGGACGTCACTTTGTTCTTCTTGCTATTACTCTTATAGTGTTTGCTCCATTGGGGTTCTTCAAGCGTATTG ATTCATTGAGACACACATCTGCATTGGCAGTTGCACTTGCAGTTGTTTTCCTTGTCATTACTGCATCAATCACCATTTTCAAGTTATTCACAGGCAGTATTGAAATGCCCAGATTTCTTCCTGATGTTACTGATATTAGTTCAGTCTGGAGACTCTTCACTGTAGTGCCAGTTATTGTCACTGCATATATCTGCCATTTCAATG TGCATAGTATTGAGAATGAACTGAGAGACCCTTCTCAGATGAGATCAGTTGTGAGGACATCTTTGTCTCTCTGCTCAATCATTTACATTATGACAAGCTTGTTTGGATACCTTCTGTTTGGCGATTCAACTCTGGACGATGTGCTGGCCAACTTTGACTCTAACCTTGGCGTTCCTTACAGCAATGTGCTGAATGATGCTGTTCGTGTCTCCTATGCGCTTCACCTGATGCTTGTTTTCCCCATCTTGTTCTACCCTCTTCGCGTTAATGTAGATGGCCTCTTCTTTCCCTCTGCAAGGCCCTTGGATTCAGAGAAATGGCGCTTCGCATTCATTAACTTCACGCTCAtctttgttgtctttttacttgcaaatttTATTCCCAGCATTTGGGATGCATTCCAGTTCAGTGGGGCAACTGCAGCTGTTTCCCTTGGGTTCATTCTCCCTGCTGCCATTGCATTGAA GGATGCTCCTGGCATAGCCACAAAGACGGATAAGATCTTGTCAATCTTCATGATATTTTTGGCAGTGTCTTCAAATGCAGTGGCCATATACAGCGATGCCTGTGCTGTGTTCCAGAAAAATGCATCCCCAAAGGAGTGA
- the LOC116024846 gene encoding putative pentatricopeptide repeat-containing protein At1g68930, with translation MSHISNHYCSLLKLCCDTQNRAQLKKLHCRIIKSVSNAETFLLNNLINAYSKLDEFVYARRVFDQIPRPNQFSWNTLLSAYSKAGNFLEMQEVFRMVPKKDGVSWNLVISGYASHGSVDEGLRAFKLMLRDGRVNLNRITFSTMLILSLSNGWIQLGRQIHGQIVKCGFESYVFVGSPLTDMYAKLGFISEAKQVFDELPERNLVLSNTMIMGFLRCGMVKEAERLFMCLPERDSISWTTMITGLTQNGLDIKALEIFREMRLEGLAIDQFTFGSILTACGSLLALEEGKQIHAYAIRSYHMDNIFVGSALVDMYSKCRSINYAENVFRRMKSKNVVSWTAMVVGYGQNGYSEEAVWTFCEMQRNRVKADEFTLGSVVSSCANLASIEEGAQFHGQALVSGLISFITVSNALVTLYGKCGSIEESHKLFNEMEVKDEVTWTALVSGYAQFGKAAETIGLFEKMLAQGLQPDGVTFVGVLAACSRAGLVDKGKYYFDSMVREHRIVPTLDHYTCMIDLLSRSGQLEEAKHFIQKMPCHPDAIGWATLLSSCRTRGNMEIGKWAAESLLQIEPQNPASYVLLSSMYAAKGDWNEVAQLRKAMRDNGVKKEPGFSWIKYKNKLHVFSADDKSSPYSDKIYAELDTLYCRMIEEGYIPDVSSVQHNIEESEKVKLLNHHSEKLAIAFGLIFVPPELPIKVVKNLRVCVDCHNATKIISRITGREILVRDAVRFHLFKDGECSCGDFW, from the coding sequence ATGTCTCACATTTCTAACCACTACTGTTCTCTTCTGAAGCTCTGCTGCGACACCCAAAACCGCGCACAATTGAAGAAGCTCCACTGCCGGATAATCAAATCCGTATCGAACGCCGAGACATTCTTGCTGAACAACCTCATCAACGCATACAGCAAGCTCGACGAATTCGTGTACGCACGCCGCGTGTTCGATCAAATTCCCAGGCCAAACCAGTTCTCATGGAACACCCTTCTCTCCGCTTACTCCAAAGCCGGGAACTTTCTGGAAATGCAGGAAGTATTCCGCATGGTCCCGAAGAAAGATGGGGTTTCTTGGAATTTGGTTATTTCGGGTTATGCCTCTCACGGGTCGGTTGATGAGGGTTTGAGGGCTTTTAAGTTGATGTTGAGGGATGGGAGGGTGAATTTGAACAGAATCACGTTTTCTACCATGCTTATATTGTCCTTGAGCAATGGTTGGATCCAATTGGGGAGGCAAATTCACGGACAGATAGTGAAGTGTGGGTTTGAATCCTATGTTTTTGTGGGCAGTCCCTTGACTGATATGTATGCGAAACTTGGGTTTATTAGTGAGGCAAAACAGGTGTTTGATGAGTTGCCAGAGAGAAATTTGGTTTTGTCTAACACAATGATTATGGGTTTTCTGAGGTGTGGGATGGTGAAAGAGGCGGAGAGATTGTTTATGTGTTTGCCAGAGAGGGATTCTATATCATGGACTACAATGATTACTGGGCTAACACAGAATGGTCTAGATATAAAAGCTTTGGAAATTTTCAGAGAAATGAGACTGGAAGGACTGGCAATTGACCAGTTTACCTTTGGGAGCATTTTGACTGCTTGTGGAAGTTTACTGGCATTGGAAGAAGGTAAACAGATTCATGCTTATGCAATCAGAAGTTATCATATGGATAACATTTTTGTTGGCAGTGCACTTGTTGATATGTATTCCAAGTGTAGAAGCATTAACTATGCAGAGAATGTCTTTAGGAGGATGAAAAGCAAAAATGTTGTGTCTTGGACAGCAATGGTAGTGGGTTATGGCCAAAATGGATACAGTGAAGAAGCTGTTTGGACGTTTTGTGAGATGCAACGGAATAGAGTCAAGGCAGATGAATTTACTTTAGGAAGTGTCGTTAGCTCGTGTGCAAACCTAGCAAGCATAGAAGAAGGAGCCCAGTTTCATGGTCAAGCATTAGTTTCAGGCTTGATTTCCTTCATTACAGTTTCCAATGCTCTTGTGACCCTGTATGGTAAGTGTGGAAGTATAGAAGAGTCTCATAAACTGTTCAATGAGATGGAGGTTAAGGATGAGGTCACTTGGACTGCATTGGTTTCCGGGTATGCACAGTTTGGAAAAGCCGCTGAAACTATTGGCCTTTTTGAGAAAATGCTTGCACAAGGACTGCAACCAGATGGAGTGACTTTTGTTGGGGTTCTAGCTGCTTGCAGCCGGGCAGGACTTGTAGATAAAgggaaatattattttgattcaaTGGTAAGAGAACATAGAATTGTGCCTACTCTCGATCACTATACTTGCATGATTGATCTATTAAGCCGATCTGGACAGTTAGAAGAAGCGAAACACTTCATACAAAAGATGCCCTGCCATCCTGATGCAATTGGTTGGGCTACACTGCTGAGCTCTTGTAGAACTCGCGGTAATATGGAAATTGGGAAATGGGCAGCTGAGTCTCTTTTGCAAATAGAGCCACAAAATCCAGCAAGTTATGTCTTGCTTTCAAGTATGTATGCCGCTAAAGGAGACTGGAATGAAGTGGCCCAGTTAAGGAAGGCAATGAGAGATAATGGTGTGAAAAAGGAACCAGGATTTAGTTGgatcaaatataaaaacaagCTGCATGTTTTCTCAGCTGATGATAAGTCAAGTCCATATTCAGACAAGATATATGCAGAGCTTGATACATTGTACTGTAGAATGATAGAGGAGGGCTATATTCCTGATGTAAGCTCTGTCCAGCATAATATTGAGGAGTCTGAGAAAGTGAAACTTCTTAACCACCATAGTGAGAAGCTTGCAATTGCCTTTGGTTTGATCTTTGTTCCTCCTGAGCTCCCCATAAAAGTGGTTAAAAATCTTAGGGTATGTGTTGATTGTCACAATGCAACTAAAATAATTTCCAGGATCACTGGAAGAGAAATTTTAGTAAGAGATGCTGTTAGATTCCATTTATTTAAAGATGGAGAATGTTCTTGTGGCGATTTCTGGTGA
- the LOC116025444 gene encoding putative pentatricopeptide repeat-containing protein At1g13630 — protein sequence MLRSTIRFFPKSQFPFSIFFCSPSTSAAALAVAHDEPSNPTASSSQFFPTKNEAVSKLLLFLFSTVSIKAPSITKLRGDPPLEAWVSGVNASEMEGIVELLRRKKPQLALDFFFLSKNKYGFKHSMSCHLIIAHVLAGRQRLRGLKFHLQEMVKEEGSGSAPALCELLQNNFDYWVAHNVVWNMLAFAYSTSEMVADALFVLSKMKDLNLQVSIRTYNSVLQCLTDVYNEIKASQSEYTNSILINGLCRPILVRESGISVVCFNSIMSAFCKMGLVDVATSFFCMMFKCGIHPDVCSYNILIHGLFIDGSMEEGLKLASDMEVHGLEPDLVTYNIIAKGFHLLGMMSEGSNIITHMLQRDILPNIVTYTTLISGHCQIGNVSEAFRLMDEMRSRGIQIPEITYSMLLHSLCKSGFLDDALNLFHEIEADGLEPDIVMYSILIHALCKQGRVHKAVQLYKEMCLKKINPNSFAHRSILFGLCENGLIKEARKYFDVLTNDDLMDDIVLYNIMIDRYVKHGDVREAGRLYEYILKRGITPSTITFNSMIYGLCKARKVRNLLEARELIKNIYSNGLVPSAVTYTTFMDAFYEEGNIKAVFEMLSEMEAKHIEPTCVTYTVIIKSYCKIGRLQKSVQILKDMFAKGLSPDGQSFNTVIQGFSQAGDMKNAFCLHNEMLRHNLQPSHVTHNILINGLCMFWDLRVADTFFSFLQDQNMGLSKQAYTTLIKAHCAKGDAKKAMLLFQQMVENGFEVSIRDYIAVINRLCKHRLIHGEICFKRILHHRNDHDSIYQLLSLVIKCGLDQC from the exons ATGCTTCGATCAACCATCAGATTCTTCCCCAAATCGCAATTCCCGTTCTCTATCTTCTTCTGTAGTCCTTCAACATCCGCCGCCGCCCTTGCCGTTGCACACGACGAGCCCTCTAACCCCACCGCCTCTTCTTCCCAGTTTTTCCCAACTAAAAATGAAGCTGTCTCAAAATTACTCCTCTTCCTTTTCAGTACCGTCTCCATCAAGGCTCCCTCGATCACGAAATTACGCGGCGACCCACCACTTGAAGCCTGGGTGTCGGGGGTGAATGCCTCCGAAATGGAGGGCATTGTTGAGTTGCTGAGGCGCAAGAAGCCGCAGCTGGCTCTCGACTTCTTCTTCTTGTCTAAGAACAAGTATGGATTTAAGCATTCCATGTCCTGCCACCTCATCATAGCCCATGTTTTGGCGGGAAGGCAGCGATTAAGGGGGCTGAAGTTCCATTTGCAGGAAATGGTTAAAGAAGAAG GCTCTGGTTCTGCACCCGCACTTTGTGAGTTGCTTCAGAATAACTTCGATTATTGGGTTGCTCATAATGTGGTATGGAATATGCTGGCCTTTGCTTATTCCACATCTGAGATGGTTGCTGATGCGCTTTTTGTTCTATCCAAGATGAAAGATTTGAATCTTCAAGTTTCAATAAGGACATATAATAGTGTGTTGCAATGCTTAACTGATGTTTACAATGAAATAAAAGCTTCCCAAAGTGAATACACAAATTCTATCCTTATCAATGGTCTATGCAGACCGATCTTGGTGCGAGAATCTGGAATTTCTGTTGTTTGCTTCAATTCCATCATGTCAGCTTTCTGTAAAATGGGTCTTGTGGATGTTGCAACATCATTTTTTTGTATGATGTTCAAGTGTGGGATACATCCTGATGTATGTAGTTATAATATTCTTATTCATGGTTTATTTATAGATGGTTCTATGGAAGAAGGACTTAAGCTTGCAAGTGACATGGAAGTGCATGGGTTGGAGCCTGATCTAGTGACTTATAACATCATTGCCAAAGGGTTTCATTTGCTTGGTATGATGAGTGAGGGCTCAAATATAATTACCCATATGTTGCAGAGAGATATACTTCCCAATATTGTCACTTACACAACATTAATTTCTGGGCATTGTCAAATAGGCAATGTCAGCGAAGCATTTAGGTTGATGGACGAGATGCGTTCACGAGGGATTCAGATTCCTGAAATCACATACAGCATGTTACTTCACAGCTTGTGTAAGAGTGGATTTCTGGATGATGCTTTAAATCTGTTTCATGAGATTGAAGCCGATGGTTTAGAACCTGATATTGTCATGTATTCTATTCTCATCCACGCTCTATGCAAGCAAGGACGGGTTCATAAAGCTGTGCAATTGTATAAAGAAATGTGCTTGAAGAAAATCAATCCAAATTCTTTTGCACACAGATCCATTCTGTTTGGCCTTTGTGAGAATGGATTAATAAAAGAGGCAAGAAAGTATTTTGATGTGTTGACAAATGATGACTTGATGGATGACATTGTTTTGTATAATATTATGATCGACAGATATGTAAAACATGGTGATGTTAGAGAAGCTGGTCGgctatatgaatatatattgaAAAGAGGAATTACACCAAGCACAATCACATTCAATTCTATGATATATGGGCTTTGCAAGGCTAGAAAGGTAAGAAACCTATTAGAGGCAAGAGAgttgattaaaaatatttactCGAATGGTCTTGTGCCAAGTGCAGTAACTTACACAACTTTTATGGATGCATTTTATGAAGAAGGAAACATAAAAGCTGTTTTTGAAATGCTCAGCGAAATGGAGGCAAAGCACATAGAACCAACTTGTGTTACTTACACAGTGATTATAAAGTCGTACTGTAAAATAGGGAGGTTGcagaaatctgttcaaatacTAAAGGATATGTTTGCCAAGGGACTTTCACCTGATGGACAGTCTTTCAACACTGTCATACAGGGGTTTTCTCAAGCTGGGGATATGAAGAATGCATTTTGTTTACACAATGAGATGCTAAGGCATAATCTTCAGCCCAGTCATGTCACACACAACATTCTCATTAATGGTCTATGTATGTTTTGGGATCTAAGGGTTGCTGatacatttttctcttttcttcaaGATCAGAATATGGGTTTGTCAAAACAAGCCTATACCACTCTTATAAAAGCACATTGTGCAAAGGGTGATGCAAAGAAAGCAATGTTGCTATTCCAGCAAATGGTAGAGAATGGATTTGAAGTTTCAATTAGAGATTACATTGCTGTGATTAATAGGTTGTGTAAGCACCGTTTGATACATggagaaatatgttttaaaagaatTTTGCACCATAGAAATGACCATGATTCCATATATCAGTTATTGTCTTTGGTGATCAAATGTGGTTTAGATCAGTGCTAA